Within Saccharomonospora cyanea NA-134, the genomic segment TGGCACCGACTGGGGGCAACCCCAGCACGTCAGCGCCCTCTACCGGCTCTGGCGCGCACACGTGGAGACCGACATCGGGTGGACGGAGGACCTGTTGAGCCGTCTCCGAGCGGGCGAGTACGTGATGGCCGACGACGCGGGTCACTCGTTCGGAAGTCCCGACCCACCGAAGTAATCAAATTTGACTAATGTCAGGTCCTGCGAGAGAGTACCCGCGTCCACGGGTAGTCAAATTTGACTACGGAAGGGGTACGCATGATCAAGGCACGCGGCCTTGCCCGGCGGTTCTCCGCCAGGGGCCGCACGGTCGACGCCGTCCGGGGCGTCGACATCGACGTCGACCAGGGGGAACTCGTCGGCTTCCTCGGCCCCAACGGAGCCGGGAAGACGACCACACTGCGCATGCTCACCACGCTGCTGCGCCCGACGGCGGGCGAGGCCGAGGTGGCGGGATGCGACCTGCTGCGAGACCCGCTCGGAGTGCGCAAGCGCATCGGCTACGTCGCCCAAGGCGGAGGCACACTGCCCGAGTGCAGGGTGAACGAGGAGCTCGAACTGCAGGGCAGGCTGTACGGGCTGTCGAAGGCCGACACCGCCCGCCGCGCCGCCGCGCTGGCCGAGCAGCTCGACCTGTCCGGTCTGGACGGCCGGCTCACCAAGACGCTGTCAGGGGGACAGCGACGCAGGCTGGACATCGCACTCGGGCTCATCCACAACCCCCCGCTGGTCTTTCTCGACGAGCCCACCACCGGGCTCGACCCGCAGAGCCGGGCGAACCTGTGGGACCACATCGACCACCTGCACGCCGAGCAGGGCGTGACGGTGTTCCTCACGACCCACTACCTCGACGAGGCGGACGCCCTGTGCGACCGCATCCTCGTCATCGACGGAGGCCGGATCGTCGCCGAGGGCACTCCCGACGAGCTCAAGGCCCGCGTCTCGGGCGACCGGGTGGAGATCGGCTTCGACCACACCGGCGAGCAGGCCGCCGAGGCCGCGTCGCTGGTCGGCAAGATCGACGGCGCGCACGAGGTGAGCGTGACCGGCGACCTCGTGCGGTTCCGGGTGCCGCGCGGGGACGTGGTGCTGCCCGAACTGCTGCGCGCGTTCGACGCCCGGGGCGTGGCGATGACCTCCATGCAGGTACAGCGGCCCACGCTCGACGACGTGTTCCTCACCATGACGGGCCGCAGCCTGCGCGAGGCCCACACAGCCCCGCCCGGCCCCGAGGAGGTCTCCGATGTGGCGTGACACCTGGCTGATCTTCCGCAGGGACTTCGCCCTGTCCGTGCGCAACCCGGCCTGGCTGATCATCCAGATCATGCAGCCGGTGCTGTACCTGGTGCTGTTCGGCCCACTGATGGAGAAGGTCGTCGCCAACACGCCGGGCTTCCCGCCCGGTGACGTCTGGACCATCTTCACCCCCGCGCTGATCGTGATGATCGCGTTGTTCGGTACCTCGTTCGTCGGGTTCGGGCTGCTCGCCGAGTACCGCAGCGGCGTCGTCGAGCGACTGCGGGTGACTCCGGTGAGCAGGGTCGCCCTGCTGCTGGGGAAGGTGCTGAACAACGTGCTCCAGGCACTGGTCCAGGCACTCATCCTCATCACTCTGGCGGTGGTCGTGTTCGGCCTGCGCGCCCCGGTCGGCGGCATCCTGCTCAGCCTGGTGATCGCGGCCCTGCTCGCCGTCACGATGGCGTCGTCGTCGTACGCGCTGGCGATGACGCTGAAGAGTGAGGAGGCGTTCCCGGCTCTGCTGAACGCCGTTCTGCTTCCCGTGCTGCTGTTGTCCGGCATCCTGCTGCCCATCACCGCGGGCCTCGCACCGGGCTGGCTGTACACACTGTCGCGCATCAACCCGTTCAGCCACATCGTCGAGGCCGAGCGCGCCGGTTTCCGGGGCGACTTCACGACGGACGGCCTGCTCACCGGCAGCCTGGTGCTGGCGGTGCTGACCGTACTCGCCGTGTGGTGGGGCGCGAGCACCTTCCGCAGGGAGAACGCGTGAGCCGGCTCCCGGCGTGGTGGACGGCGAGAAGCTCCCGCCGCGACTAGCCTGCCGCCATGACCAGGCACGGGACGCGGGGCGAGGCGTGGGGGATCAGCCTCGCCCCGCACGCGCCGTGCCCCGACTGGCGGGCGCTGGGAGCGAGCCGCGCGGTGACGTTCGCGTCGGTCAGCATCACGGACAACTCGAACTGGGTGGACCGGGACGCGGCCGCACGGCTGACCGAAGCTCTGCACGCCGGCGTCCACGCCGGTATCCGGCATCTCGGCCGCCCCGGCGCCCCGCAGGACCAGGCACGGCACGTCGTGCGCGTCGGCAAACCCCTCGGCGCGTTCACCCCGGGCACGCTCGCGCCCACCCTGGACGCCCGAGCCGAGGGAGTCGACGACCGGTTCGTCCGCACGTGGATCAGAACGTTGCGGCAGGAGGCCGTGATCCGGCGCGTGCTCGTGTACGCCGAGGCGGCCCAGTGGTTGCACCGCTTCCGTCCCGACAGGTGGGCCGACGACGACGTCGTGCTGTGGTCGGCGTGGCACAACGGCGTCCCGGGCCGCGCCGGGTGGTTCCACCCCCGCCTCGGGCTACACGAACACACCGGAGAAGGCGGCATCGGCAGGCATGCGCTGGTCTACCCGTTCACCCTCGCCGACGTGCTCGTGTAGAGATCGAGCGGATCAGTCGAGCACCAGCCGGGTCCGGGTGAGGTAGACGTTGTACGGACCCCACTGCGACACCAGGTAGTACAGGTCCGGGCCGTCGAGCGACCACGGGTGCAGGTAGCCGCCGTAGACGGCCGGGTGCTCGCCGCCCGAGACCACCACCTCACCCGGTGTCCACGGGCCGGTGAGCCGCTCCGCCGAGCGGAGCACGATGCCACGGCGCGCCTCGTCGAGGTGCATGAGCAGCCACCGGCCGAGCGTTCGGTGGAAACCCAGCGACATCTCCCCCACCGGGCCCTCCACCACCGCGGCCGCCGCCCGGGCCCGCCTGCTCCAACCCGATCCCGTCCAGTACTCGAACGCGCGCGTGTCGGGCAGCGCGGCCACGTCCGCCCTGGCGAGGTAGGCGTCGCCGTATCGGCCGTTGGTGGTGCCCAGCAGGTACACGCGCCCCTCCGCGAACGCGAACGCGCCGAGCTGGAACCGGTTGTCGCCCCACCGGTTCGGCCAGCGGGCGCCACGTGGCTTCTCCCACGTCCTCCCATCGTCACGGGACACGGCGATGCCGGCGTGGTTCGTCCGCCACACGCCCGGCCGGATCCACTCGCGCACCGACATGTAGTGCAGGTAATGCGCACCGTCCACGGCGATTCCGCTGTTCGGGATCACCGTGACCTCGCGACCCCCGCCCGAGGGCAGCACCTGTGCCGCGCTGCCGTCGGGCCGCGCCACCACGCCGTCGAGTCGCAGCCCCGCGTCGAGGTCCCGGTTGGTGGAGTAGGCCAGCACGTTGCGGCGCCAGTCGGCGTGCTCCGGCCCGGGACCGCTGCCGCCCCAACCGCGGCCGTAGGTGTCACCGAACGCCACCAGGACCCGACCGTCGCCGCCGTCCCAGAGAACACCGAGGTCGGTGGCGTGGATGCCGAACCGCTCGTCGGTGCGGCTCGGCGAGCCCGCGCCGGTGACAGGGCCGATCCGCGTCGTCTCGCTCGCCCGCACCACACCCTCGACGTAGCCGGGAACGTCGCTGGGGAAACGTTCACCCGGCGGCGGCGCCACGGTCGGTCGTCACCCCGCGAACCGCAGCCCCACCACACCACCGATGATCATGGCCAGGCACAGCAGCCTCACCACACTCGCGGGTTCCTCCAGCGCCACCATGCCGTACACGGCGGTGCCGACCGCGCCGATTCCCACCCACACCGCGTACCCCGTACCGACCGGGATGGTCCGCAGCGCGTACGCCAGTCCGGCCATGCTCGCCGCCAGTGCCACCAGGAACAACAACGACGGCCACAGCCGCGAGAACCCGCGCGACGCCTCCAGCGCGGCGGCCCACACGGTCTCCAGCACACCGGAGACGACGAGAACGACCCACGCCACGGCTCAACCCCGCTCCCTCAACACGGCGTCGTAGAGTTCCTTCCTCGACATCCCGGCCGCCTGCGCCACCTCGCTCGCCGCCGACTTCAGCCGCTCGCCAGCCTCCACACGTGACCGCACCTCCGCGACCAGGTCCCCGAGATCGACCGCCCTCGGCGCGGCGCCCTCCAGCACCACCGTGATCTCGCCGCGCACGCCGTCGGCCGCCCACTCGGCGAGCTCACCGAGTCCACCACGCCGTACTTCCTCGTACGTCTTCGTCAACTCCCGGCACACGACGGCCCTGCGGTCGGCGCCGAGCGTGTCGGCGGCCTCCGCCAACGTCGCGGCCAACCGGTGCGGCGACTCGAAGAACACCACCGTGCGTGGCTGGTTCGCCAGCTCGCGCAACCAACGCGCCCGCTCCCCCGCCTTGCGAGGCACGAAACCGTCGAAGCAGAAGCGGTCCGGTGGCAGCCCCGACACCGCCAGCGCCGTCGTCACCGCGGAGGGACCCGGCACGCAGGTCACCCGCACGCCGTCGGCCACACACGCCGCGACGAGCCGGTAACCGGGGTCGGACACGCTCGGCATCCCGGCGTCGGTGACGAGCACCACCGTCAACCCACCACGCAGCGCCTCCAGCAACTTCGGCAGCCGCGCGGACTCGACGTCCTCGTAGAAACTCACGACCCGACCCCGGGGCGTCACTCCGAGCGCGGTCGCGAGAGCCCTGAACCGCCGGGTGTCCTCGGCCGCCACCACGTCCGCCTCGGCCAGCACCTCGGCCAACCGGGGAGAGGCGTCACGGGAATCACCGAGCGGAGTCGCGGCCAGGATGAGAGTCACACCGCCAGAGGCTAGCCCGTAGGATCGAGCCCCGTGACCGCACTCCTCACCCGTTCGTCGGCGGGCGGCGTGGGCCGAGCGCCACAGATCCTTGAGCCCCCGAGTGACCGCGAAGCCACCCTCCTCGGCAGGCCGATGCCCGGCGACCGGATCCGCGCGCTGATCGTCACGGTCGTGCTGACCGCGATCGGCGCGTTCGTGCGGCTTGTCGATCTCGGAGTGCCCACCGACAAGGGCACCCCGGTGTTCGACGAGAAACACTACGTGCCGCAGGCGTGGCAGATGCTGCGCAACGGCGGGTACGAGGACAACTACGGCTACGAGTTGGTGGTGCACCCGCCGCTGGCGAAACAGCTCATCGCCGTCGGTGAGTGGCTTTTCGGGTACAACGGCTGGGGCTGGCGGTTCAGCGCGGCCGTGGCCGGGGCGTTGATCGTCCTGATCACCGTCCGCGTCGCGCGCAGGCTGACCCGCTCCACACTGCTCGGCGCGGTGGCCGGTGTCCTGGTGATCTGCGACGGGGTGCTGCACCTCCAGTCGCGGATGGGGATGCTCGACATCTTCATCGCGCTGTTCGTGCTCGGCGCGTTCGCCTGCCTGCTGTGCGACCGCGATCAGGTGCGCCGGCGGTTGGCGGTCGCCGTGCGCGAGGGCTGGGTCGACGCCTCGCCGTACGGGCCGAGGCTCGGCTTCCGCTGGTGGCGGTTCGGCACCGGAGTGCTGCTCGGGCTCGCCACGGCCGTGAAGTGGTCAGGCGCCTACTGGGTGATCGCGTTCGGTCTGCTGTGCCTGGCCTTCGACGTCGCCGCGCGCAAGGCGGCCGGCGTGCGCAGGCCGTGGGCCGGGACGCTCCGGCAGGACCTGCTCCCCGCCGTCTGGGGCATCGGCGTGATCTCCGTGCTGGTGTACCTGGGGAGCTGGTGGGCCTGGTTCGCCAGCGAGACCGCCACCGACCGGCACTACGTGGAGATCTCCGGCGCCGGCGGCGGGCCGTTCGCGTTCGTGCCGGACGCCCTGCGTTCGCTGTTCCTCTACACCGTGAACGTGCTGGACTTCCACAGCAACCTCACCACGCCCGAGGACGATCCCCACCCGTGGGAGTCGAAACCGTGGACGTGGCCGATGGGGCTGCGTCCGATGCTCTACTACTACGAGTCGGGTGAAAGCGTCACCGGCTGCGGCGAGTCGAAGTGCGTGAGCGCCACGATGCTCATCGGCACGCCCGCGATGTGGTGGCTCTCGCTCCCCGTGCTGGCATGGGGTCTCTGGCGGTCGGTTTTCCGTGGCGACTGGCGGTACGCGTCCGTGCTGGTGGGCTACTTCGCCGGCCTGCTGCCGTGGTTTCTCAACCTCGACCGGCAGATGTACTTCTTCTACGCCACCCCGCTCGCACCGTTCCTGGCTCTCGGACTCACGCTGGTGCTCGGGCAGATACTCGGCAGCGCCCGCAGCGGTTACGAACGGCGGGGCACCGGCCTGCTTCTGCTGTCGCTCTACGTGGGGCTGGTGGTCGCGAACTTCGTGTGGCTGTGGCCCATCCTGGTCGGGGACCCGATCACCTACGGCCGGTGGCAGGCGGAGCTGTGGTTGCCCTCGTGGCGGTGACCACCGGCCGGTTCGAAACCTGGAACGTCAAGCTCGTGGTGGCCGCTGCCGTGGTGGGCCCAGAACTCCGGGCCCACCAGTCGTCACTGCTGGCGCGGCACGAGCTTCGTGACAGGACCGTCGGGCGACGTACCCGCCCGTGACAACCAGCCCTCCACCTCGCGGTAGACGACGTTGAGAGTGGGCCGGTTGCGCGGCTGCGGGTCCAGCGAGGCGGCGAGCAACCGCCCGTGGACGCTCTGCCTCGGCAGGTGCGTGGGCGCCTCGGCTCGGGCGGCCGCCATGAGCGCCGCCATCGGGGTCTCCCTGGTACCGCGAGGAGGCTGGCCCGTCAGCGCGTAGCTGACGGTGGCCGCGAGCTGCCACGCGTCGGAAGCCGGGCTCGCGGGCGCGCCCGCCGCCGCCTCGGGTGCCACGTAGTCGGGGGTGCCGACCATCATGCCGGTGGCCGTCAACTTCGAGTCGCCCCTGCTGCGCGCGATCCCGAAGTCGATGAGGTGTGCCACGCCCTGCGGGTCGACGATGATGTTGGACGGCTTGATGTCGCGATGCAGCACCCCCTTGCTGTGCGCCGCCGCCAACGCGCTGGCCATGGTCGCCCACAACCGCCCCGCGGCCACGTCGTCCAGCGGGCCGCCGTTGTCGACGATCTC encodes:
- a CDS encoding daunorubicin resistance protein DrrA family ABC transporter ATP-binding protein, with translation MIKARGLARRFSARGRTVDAVRGVDIDVDQGELVGFLGPNGAGKTTTLRMLTTLLRPTAGEAEVAGCDLLRDPLGVRKRIGYVAQGGGTLPECRVNEELELQGRLYGLSKADTARRAAALAEQLDLSGLDGRLTKTLSGGQRRRLDIALGLIHNPPLVFLDEPTTGLDPQSRANLWDHIDHLHAEQGVTVFLTTHYLDEADALCDRILVIDGGRIVAEGTPDELKARVSGDRVEIGFDHTGEQAAEAASLVGKIDGAHEVSVTGDLVRFRVPRGDVVLPELLRAFDARGVAMTSMQVQRPTLDDVFLTMTGRSLREAHTAPPGPEEVSDVA
- a CDS encoding ABC transporter permease encodes the protein MWRDTWLIFRRDFALSVRNPAWLIIQIMQPVLYLVLFGPLMEKVVANTPGFPPGDVWTIFTPALIVMIALFGTSFVGFGLLAEYRSGVVERLRVTPVSRVALLLGKVLNNVLQALVQALILITLAVVVFGLRAPVGGILLSLVIAALLAVTMASSSYALAMTLKSEEAFPALLNAVLLPVLLLSGILLPITAGLAPGWLYTLSRINPFSHIVEAERAGFRGDFTTDGLLTGSLVLAVLTVLAVWWGASTFRRENA
- a CDS encoding glycoside hydrolase family 25 domain-containing protein, which gives rise to MTRHGTRGEAWGISLAPHAPCPDWRALGASRAVTFASVSITDNSNWVDRDAAARLTEALHAGVHAGIRHLGRPGAPQDQARHVVRVGKPLGAFTPGTLAPTLDARAEGVDDRFVRTWIRTLRQEAVIRRVLVYAEAAQWLHRFRPDRWADDDVVLWSAWHNGVPGRAGWFHPRLGLHEHTGEGGIGRHALVYPFTLADVLV
- a CDS encoding DUF4185 domain-containing protein, with the protein product MVRASETTRIGPVTGAGSPSRTDERFGIHATDLGVLWDGGDGRVLVAFGDTYGRGWGGSGPGPEHADWRRNVLAYSTNRDLDAGLRLDGVVARPDGSAAQVLPSGGGREVTVIPNSGIAVDGAHYLHYMSVREWIRPGVWRTNHAGIAVSRDDGRTWEKPRGARWPNRWGDNRFQLGAFAFAEGRVYLLGTTNGRYGDAYLARADVAALPDTRAFEYWTGSGWSRRARAAAAVVEGPVGEMSLGFHRTLGRWLLMHLDEARRGIVLRSAERLTGPWTPGEVVVSGGEHPAVYGGYLHPWSLDGPDLYYLVSQWGPYNVYLTRTRLVLD
- a CDS encoding DMT family transporter, producing MAWVVLVVSGVLETVWAAALEASRGFSRLWPSLLFLVALAASMAGLAYALRTIPVGTGYAVWVGIGAVGTAVYGMVALEEPASVVRLLCLAMIIGGVVGLRFAG
- the rsmI gene encoding 16S rRNA (cytidine(1402)-2'-O)-methyltransferase; the protein is MTLILAATPLGDSRDASPRLAEVLAEADVVAAEDTRRFRALATALGVTPRGRVVSFYEDVESARLPKLLEALRGGLTVVLVTDAGMPSVSDPGYRLVAACVADGVRVTCVPGPSAVTTALAVSGLPPDRFCFDGFVPRKAGERARWLRELANQPRTVVFFESPHRLAATLAEAADTLGADRRAVVCRELTKTYEEVRRGGLGELAEWAADGVRGEITVVLEGAAPRAVDLGDLVAEVRSRVEAGERLKSAASEVAQAAGMSRKELYDAVLRERG
- a CDS encoding dolichyl-phosphate-mannose--protein mannosyltransferase, with the protein product MTALLTRSSAGGVGRAPQILEPPSDREATLLGRPMPGDRIRALIVTVVLTAIGAFVRLVDLGVPTDKGTPVFDEKHYVPQAWQMLRNGGYEDNYGYELVVHPPLAKQLIAVGEWLFGYNGWGWRFSAAVAGALIVLITVRVARRLTRSTLLGAVAGVLVICDGVLHLQSRMGMLDIFIALFVLGAFACLLCDRDQVRRRLAVAVREGWVDASPYGPRLGFRWWRFGTGVLLGLATAVKWSGAYWVIAFGLLCLAFDVAARKAAGVRRPWAGTLRQDLLPAVWGIGVISVLVYLGSWWAWFASETATDRHYVEISGAGGGPFAFVPDALRSLFLYTVNVLDFHSNLTTPEDDPHPWESKPWTWPMGLRPMLYYYESGESVTGCGESKCVSATMLIGTPAMWWLSLPVLAWGLWRSVFRGDWRYASVLVGYFAGLLPWFLNLDRQMYFFYATPLAPFLALGLTLVLGQILGSARSGYERRGTGLLLLSLYVGLVVANFVWLWPILVGDPITYGRWQAELWLPSWR